One window of Nicotiana tomentosiformis chromosome 11, ASM39032v3, whole genome shotgun sequence genomic DNA carries:
- the LOC104087321 gene encoding uncharacterized protein isoform X2 has protein sequence MGEHLVVNDDRVVNPDGGETVQIAVENRKKPDVGGPSSSKTVKEKELAVEEEEEANEEVPLIGNAECRICQDEDSLNNLESPCACSGSLKYAHRKCVQHWCNEKGDITCEICHQPYQPGYTAPPRAQPEETIIDIGGGWQIAGTPLDLHDPRFLAIREAERQLLEAEYDDYNATNASGVAFCRSAALILMAFLLLRHALPVADADGDDEDPSAFFSLFLLRLIGFLLPCYIMVWAISILQQRRQREEAAALATAQFAFVVQSGQSTGVQFAMASATPSVPASTDSSVPATLDRV, from the exons ATGGGAGAGCATTTGGTGGTGAATGATGACCGGGTTGTGAACCCAGATGGAGGAGAAACCGTTCAAATTGCCGTTGAGAACAGGAAGAAGCCAGATGTGGGAGGACCCTCTTCTTCAAAGACTGTAAAGGAGAAAGAATTGGctgtggaagaagaagaagaagctaatGAGGAGGTTCCATTAATTGGGAATGCAGAGTGCCGCATTTGCCAAGACGAAGATTCCTTGAACAATTTGGAGAGCCCTTGTGCTTGCAGTGGAAGTCTCAAG TATGCACATCGGAAATGTGTTCAACACTGGTGCAATGAGAAGGGTGACATTACTTGTGAGATTTGCCATCAG CCATACCAGCCTGGCTACACTGCCCCTCCTCGAGCTCAGCCAGAGGAGACTATTATAGATATTGG GGGAGGATGGCAAATTGCTGGAACCCCTCTTGATTTACATGATCCTCGCTTTTTGGCGATTAGAGAGGCTGAACGCCAACTTTTGGAAGCTGAATATGATGATTATAATGCCACAAATGCAAGTGGTGTTGCATTCTGTCGTTCTGCTGCTCTAATT TTAATGGCTTTTCTGCTCTTGCGTCATGCATTACCTGTAGCAGATGCAGACGGAGACGACGAAGATCCATCTGCTTTCTTCTCG CTTTTCTTGCTTCGGTTAATTGGCTTTCTTTTACCATGCTACATCATGGTCTGGGCCATCAGCATTTTGCAGCAGCGCAGGCAAAGAGAG GAGGCAGCAGCATTAGCAACAGCACAATTTGCATTTGTGGTACAATCTGGGCAGTCAACAGGTGTACAGTTTGCCATGGCATCAGCTACACCTTCTGTCCCTGCATCGACAGACTCGTCTGTGCCTGCAACGCTGGATCGTGTTTAA
- the LOC104087321 gene encoding uncharacterized protein isoform X1 produces the protein MGEHLVVNDDRVVNPDGGETVQIAVENRKKPDVGGPSSSKTVKEKELAVEEEEEANEEVPLIGNAECRICQDEDSLNNLESPCACSGSLKYAHRKCVQHWCNEKGDITCEICHQPYQPGYTAPPRAQPEETIIDIGGGWQIAGTPLDLHDPRFLAIREAERQLLEAEYDDYNATNASGVAFCRSAALILMAFLLLRHALPVADADGDDEDPSAFFSLFLLRLIGFLLPCYIMVWAISILQQRRQREQEAAALATAQFAFVVQSGQSTGVQFAMASATPSVPASTDSSVPATLDRV, from the exons ATGGGAGAGCATTTGGTGGTGAATGATGACCGGGTTGTGAACCCAGATGGAGGAGAAACCGTTCAAATTGCCGTTGAGAACAGGAAGAAGCCAGATGTGGGAGGACCCTCTTCTTCAAAGACTGTAAAGGAGAAAGAATTGGctgtggaagaagaagaagaagctaatGAGGAGGTTCCATTAATTGGGAATGCAGAGTGCCGCATTTGCCAAGACGAAGATTCCTTGAACAATTTGGAGAGCCCTTGTGCTTGCAGTGGAAGTCTCAAG TATGCACATCGGAAATGTGTTCAACACTGGTGCAATGAGAAGGGTGACATTACTTGTGAGATTTGCCATCAG CCATACCAGCCTGGCTACACTGCCCCTCCTCGAGCTCAGCCAGAGGAGACTATTATAGATATTGG GGGAGGATGGCAAATTGCTGGAACCCCTCTTGATTTACATGATCCTCGCTTTTTGGCGATTAGAGAGGCTGAACGCCAACTTTTGGAAGCTGAATATGATGATTATAATGCCACAAATGCAAGTGGTGTTGCATTCTGTCGTTCTGCTGCTCTAATT TTAATGGCTTTTCTGCTCTTGCGTCATGCATTACCTGTAGCAGATGCAGACGGAGACGACGAAGATCCATCTGCTTTCTTCTCG CTTTTCTTGCTTCGGTTAATTGGCTTTCTTTTACCATGCTACATCATGGTCTGGGCCATCAGCATTTTGCAGCAGCGCAGGCAAAGAGAG CAGGAGGCAGCAGCATTAGCAACAGCACAATTTGCATTTGTGGTACAATCTGGGCAGTCAACAGGTGTACAGTTTGCCATGGCATCAGCTACACCTTCTGTCCCTGCATCGACAGACTCGTCTGTGCCTGCAACGCTGGATCGTGTTTAA